The Deltaproteobacteria bacterium DNA segment CATCTGGATACCGGAAGCAGAGATGCAGCGCGCTGGATACCCTATGTCAGGGACAGGTTGAAATCAGAAGGGGCCAAGGCCCTTGCCGGTGCCATTTTGAAAGAACACTGGGCAAGCTGGTGGATGAGGCAGTTGCTTGGAGAAAATTTCAAATAAGAAAAAATCCTGATCCAGAGGTGAAAGAGCCTGAATGATATCCAGAAAACTGAAGATCTGTTATCCAGTAACAGAAGTGGCGCCGGAACCGGATGCGTCAGGTGCGGTGCATGCCTTTCAGTATGCCCGGTCTATGACGTAACCAGACACGAGCGTTTTTCCCCCAGGGGGAAATACAGACTAATTGCGGAAATTATAGGCGAAGGCCCGAATTCCACTCAGGAAGCTCAAGGTCTCGGCAAGAATATCATTCCGGTCAAGGTGCTCGAGACCTTAAAGGATTGTCTCCAGTGCGGTGCCTGTAGCAACATATGTCCTGCCGGGGTGGAGATAAATGCCATGGTCAGGAACGCCAGGGCAAGCTATGCTAAGGGGCTTTCTACTCCCTGGTGGCTATGGAATATTCTCAGGAGTCGCAGGCTGACTCCCTTATTGGCAAAGCTCCTCACCGGCATCCCGGGAACGAGCGGCCTTGTCTGGCGCCTGCTTGGCCTTACGGGCCGGACTTCAGGGGATGAAAAGGTTCTTCATTTTGAAATGCCCTCTCTTGCGCAAATGCCGGCCCTTTCCAGGAGGCATTTCAGGTTGCTTGATCCGGGTTGCGGGGTTGATTCCGGGCCGGGACCCAGAATAGCCCTTTTCCTTGGCTGCATTCAGAACTATCTCTATCCAGAGGCGGCTGAGGCCATGGTCCGGTGCCTGGGAGGCAAGGTGCTGGTCCCTCTGGGACAGGTATGTTGCGGCATGCCTGCATGGTCAGCGGGTGCGCTGGAAACCGCGAGAGAATTCGCCCTTCAAAACCTCAGGGCCCTTGAAACTGCAAATGCGGATTTCATCGTTACAGGATGTGCTGCCTGTGCCTCAATGATCAAGGAATGGCCAAAATTGTTCAGTGGAAAAGAGGCGGAAAGAGAGCTCGCCGTTAATCTGGCGGATAAGGTCAGGGAATTCAGCCGGCTTTTAGGCGAGCTGAAGGTCTTTCCTTTCAGAGAGCCAAGGGACAGGTCAGTTACAGTGACGTATCATGCTCCATGTCACCAGCGCTTCGATCTGGGCGGTGTAGGGGAAAGTGAGGATCTGCTTGACAGGATGTTCTCAGATGCCTTCAGGCCGATGCCTCATGGATGCTGCGGACAGGGAGGGCTCTTTAGTATCGGGAATCCCGAGCTTGCCCGGAAGATCTTTGAGAAGAGGCTCTCCGCATGGGACAGGACAGGTTCATCCATTGTGGTTACCACATGCTCAGGATGTCTGCTGCAGTGGAGGGCAGGGACCGCTCATCAATCAGGGGGACCCAGGGTGTTACATTTGGCGGAGCTTATTGATGATTGTTCTAAAAGATGAACATCGAACATCGAACGTCCAACATCGAATGTTGAATGGGAAAAGATGAAGAAACAGAAATAGCTGTTGAATGTTTGGTATCGGGTGTTTGTTTTTTCATTCGATGTTGGACGTTCGATGTTCGATGTTCGATGTTCATTACTAAATTTAGGTCCCCAAACAATGGGTGATGGCTCATAGGTGAAAAAGGTAAGGGATCATTATTTTAAAAAGGCCAGGAAGCAGGGCTTTCCGGCCCGCTCGGTCTTTAAGCTTGAAGAGGCCCAGAAGAAACACAGGTTCCTGAAGCCAGGGCAGACCGTCCTGGACCTTGGCGCATATCCAGGCTCCTGGTCAAAGTATGCAGCCGGAGTGGCAGGACCGAAGGGATTGGTTGTGGCAGTTGATATTCAAAAGCCTGGTATAATGCCAGGTAATGTCTGCATATTACAGAGAGATGTCTATGATCTCAAGGTCTCGGAGCTCAGAGAGATTTCCCCTTATTTCGACGTGGTGCTTAGCGATATGGCGCCCAAGACTACTGGTCGAAAGGATGTGGATCACTTCAGGTCTATAGCCCTTGCAGAGCGTGCTTTAGTCTTGGCCAGAGAGTTGCTGAAACCAGGGGGCACTTTTTTTTGCAAGGTCTTCCAGGGAGAGGATTTCCCTTCCTTCCGAAATGACTGCAGAGAGAGTTTCAGGTCGGTTCGTGTAGTAAAGCCAAAGAGTTCCAGGCCGGAGAGTGTGGAGTTGTTTTTACTATGTACAAGTAAAAAACAGCGCACCGGATGATTGCCATACTTTTATTTATTGGCTAATCTGGCTTATATGTAAACTGGAGATAAATCTATGTCCCTGTTCAAAACGGATTTTCCCGGCATTTATCTCTTACACAGGGGAAAAGTAAGAGACATATACAAAGTGGGGAGGCATTTGCTGATTGTGGCAACGGATCGTCTCTCTGCCTTTGATGTTGTTCTCCCCACGCCCATACCGGGCAAAGGTCGCATCCTTACCCGGATGTCCCTGTTCTGGTTTGAGAAATTGAGAGACCTGGTGCCGAATCATCTGGTTCAGGCAGATGTAGCTCAATTCCCGGAAGAGTTGAAACCATTTGCGAAGTCCCTTGATGGCCGCAGCATGCTGGTCAAAGAGGCAAAGCCTTTGCCGGTTGAGTGTATAGTCAGGGGATATATCGCCGGCTCCGGATGGAAAGACTATCTCAGGACTGGCTCTTTATGCGGTATCAAATTACCTGAAGGGATGCTTGAGTCGCAGCAGCTTCCAAGGCCCATGTTCACGCCTTCCACCAAGGCCGATGTCGGTTCTCACGATGAAAACATCAGCCTTGAACAGGTCTGCGGGCTGCTTGGCAAAGCAGTTGCCGAAAAGGCCAGGGATATCAGCATCAGGCTTTACGAAATAGCGGCGGACTATGCGAGAGAAAGAGGAGTGATCATTGCTGATACGAAGTTTGAATTCGGCATATCTGACGGAGAACTCTTGCTGATTGATGAGGTCTTGACGCCTGATTCTTCCAGATTTTGGCCTGCCGAGGACTACAGTCCCGGAAGGTCGCAGCCGAGTTTTGACAAGCAGTTTGTGAGAGACTACCTGGAGTCCATTTCATGGGACAAAAAGCCGCCGGGGCCTGAGCTCCCCGCGGATATCATAGAAAAGACCCGCCGGCGTTATCAGGAAGCTCTAAGGCGTCTTACCGGTTCTGCCACGGTATAATAATGGGGGGGCTCTGACATGGAAATAAAGGCCAGATTGTCCATCTTGATAATAGTTGCTCTTGTGAGTATCTGGTCTCTTGCCTTCATTGAGTTCTGCCTTGCGGAGAAAAGCACCTTTGTTCGCTATGTCATTGATGGCGACACCATAGTTCTTAAGAATGGAACAAAGGTACGCTATAGGGGGATTAATTCTCCGGAGATACCTCACAAGGACACACCCGGAGAACCCATGGGATGGGAAGCCACGAGGCGTAACAGGCAACTGGTCCAGGGCAGGCTTGTCAGGCTGGTCCAGGATGATGAAAAGAGGGATCGCTTTGGCCGGCTGTTGGCCTATGTATTTCTCCCTGACGGTCGAATGGTCAATGAAATCCTGGTCCGTGAGGGCATGGCCTTTGTGTGTTTTTCTAAGAAGGGATCGCCTTTCAGCAAGAGACTGCTTGATGCACAGAGAGAGGCCATAGACGCCGGGCGTGGTATATGGTCAATTCCGCCGGTCAGGCCCGAGCCTTATTATGTCGGTAATCGCAAAACCCTCCGCTTTCATAGGCCCTCATGTCCTTATGGGAAAAAGATATGTAAATCAAACCGGGTAATTTTTAAATCGCGATCAGATGCCTGCAAGGAGGGTTTTTGCCGATGCAAGAAGTGTCTGCCCTGAAAATGGCTGCAACGATAGTAATCAGAGATCCCGGATATCTTGAGCATGACCAGGGCCCCGGTCATCCGGAATCACCTGACCGTCTCAGGGTCATCTATGAGCGTTTAGACCAGGAAGATGTAAAGGGCCTGTTCAAGACCGTTGTCCCCAGATCAGCCGGCCGGGAAGAGCTTTTATGGAATCACACCGGTGATTACATAGACAAGATAGCCGGGACTGCCGGCAGGGATTTCTGCCGGCTGGATCCGGATACAGCTACAAGCGCAGGTTCGTGGGAGGCGGCCTGCCTGGCTGCCGGTGGAGTTTTTGCCGCCATGGATGAAATAGCCGGGCCTGATGCGCAAAATGGATTTGCCCTGGTACGCCCTCCGGGACACCATGCAGAAAGAGATCGTGCAATGGGCTTTTGCATCTTTAATAATGTGGCCCTTGGCGCCCATTATGCAAAACAGATCCTTGGTTGTGAACGGGTCTTGATCGCAGACTGGGATATTCATCACGGGAATGGTACCCAGCACAGCTTTTACAATGATCCCAGCGTATTATACTTATCTACCCACCAGTATCCCTATTATCCGGGAAGCGGTGGGGCAGATCAAATAGGTGAAGGCGATGGAGAGGGCTTTACGGTAAATGTGCCCCTGAGCCCTGGTGCCGGAGATGAGGACTTTGCCGCCATTTTCAATCGCTTGCTGGTGCCTATAGGAAAGGCCTTTTCTCCGGACTTCATATTAGTTTCAGCCGGGTTTGATATTTACATGGATGATCCCCTGGGAGGCATGAGAGTCACTGCAAACGGTTTCGCCTATATGGCAAGGGTCTTACTCAATCTTGCAGAGTCGTACTGTGAGGGCCGTATACTATTCTGCCTTGAAGGAGGTTACAGCCATACAGGGCTTAGGGACGGCGTGCTCGCTGTTTTAAAAGAATGCAAGGCCATGAGCGTTCTGGACAGTGATACTGTCTCCAGGCTGGACAATTCCGGGCCCGGGCCACAAGTAATAGAACATGTAATGGATATCCAAAGGGATTATTGGCCTTTTACATGAGTAAAAACTGAAAAGGCCTGTCACCCACCTAATATGGTGGCAGGCCTTTTGATATTGCCAATATATATGCGCTCTACAAGATACTTATTTTGCCGCCTTTTTGGGATGACACCCGGCACACTTGGTCGGGGCGGTCTTTCCTTCCTTCACTGCAGCCTTGTGGCACCCTTTGCAGTTCTTGTGCAGGGCTTTCTTGCTGCTATTTAGAGCTGGTGCAGCCATTTCGGCAGTGTGGCAGGTACCGCATTTTTCTATCTTCTGACCTTCAGCATATGGAACCTGCTTTCCATCCGGACTTTCGGAGTGGTGACAGTCTCCACAGGTGGCACTTTCCTGGTGTTTGACGTGACTGAATGCAACATCACCCTTTTTCTCGCACTTAAATGTAATGGTCTCCGGTCCCTTATCGGCTGCCGCGGCCACCCCTGCCATTACCAAGCTGAAACAAATTGCAACAACCACAGAAATTACCCTACTACTCTTCATCCTGCATATTCCTCCTTATTTTATTAATGAATGACGATTCACTGGTTAATCTCATAATTGAGCTTTTGAAATTTGTCAATAAGGAAATGAAATCACCTTCAAAGCCGATGCCGGGCCGTTGTGCTCCATATTTTGTCAAAATGGCGTTAAAATCCTTTACAATTCTCTAATGGCATTGGTATGATGCAGTCCTCCCTGCAGTTATTATGTTCATGTTCGGCGTTTTTTGGAGGTTACAAGGTGAAAATAATATATGATCCGGATATACCTGCTACGCTTCGTTCTTCTATTAAAGATGTTATAAAAGAGTCAATAGACGCTCCATGCTCCTGTGGATGTGATGAGATATATGTTTCATTACAAGAGAGGAATAGAATAGATGTTAAGTGCTACGATTGCGGTACCAGCTTTTTCGAGCTCGAAGTGGAAGTGAATGAAGAAATAATTGATCATTGAGCATCCACCTTGATCTTGATAGCTGACTTGATATGAATGTCTGAAGGTAAATATCCGGTGAACCCGTGGTCCACTGTGGAAGTTGCCATCCGTGCCCTGCCGCAGGAGCGGTTTGCCTTTTGCAGGGTTTCGATCGCGGGCCGGATTGCACTGCCTCTCCGGTCTGCGATGAGTGAGCTTTGAAACCCGGAAAAAGGTAACCGCTTCAAGGCAGGATATAACGGGTTCACCGGATATTTCGCCTGAAGATCAGGTCCCTGAACAAGATCAAGCGCTTATTTAAGGTATAAATATGTTGGTCCGCAGTAAATCCGCAGCTATTCTTATGTCTGTGCTGGTCCCATTCTTCTGTGCGTGTTCTCAGGCTCCGGTTACAGGCAGGTCCCAGTTGATGCTGGTCAGTCCGGAGCAGGAAAAGGCCCTGGGGCTCAAGGCCTATGAGAATATCCTTAAAAAGGAGAGGATCAGCCAGGATCATGTCCTGAATCAGATGCTGCAGACAGTGGGATGGAGGATTGCAAATGCAGCCCAAAGACCGGATTTCGACTGGGAATTCACTCTCATAGAAAATGACAAGGTGGCCAATGCCTTTTGTCTTCCGGGAGGCAAGGTGTTTGTGTATACAGGTATTCTGAAATATACAGAGGATGAAGCCGGCCTGGCCGTTGTGATCGGCCATGAGGTTGCGCATGCCCTGTCTCGACACGGGGCGGAAAGGATGAGTCTAACTCTGTTGGCACAACTCGGGGAGACGGCTATGCAGACAGCCCTCGGGACCCAGTCGGCCGATGCGATGAGGGTATTTGATTATGCATACGGATTGGCTGCAGACATAGGCGTGATATTGCCATACAGCCGTA contains these protein-coding regions:
- a CDS encoding peptidase M48 family protein — translated: MLVRSKSAAILMSVLVPFFCACSQAPVTGRSQLMLVSPEQEKALGLKAYENILKKERISQDHVLNQMLQTVGWRIANAAQRPDFDWEFTLIENDKVANAFCLPGGKVFVYTGILKYTEDEAGLAVVIGHEVAHALSRHGAERMSLTLLAQLGETAMQTALGTQSADAMRVFDYAYGLAADIGVILPYSRTQEYEADHIGLILMAKAGYDPRGALVFWERLSRGKSAPSPPSFLSTHPTDQDRIAKIRNLLPEALRYYDTTDY
- a CDS encoding 50S rRNA methyltransferase, producing MKKVRDHYFKKARKQGFPARSVFKLEEAQKKHRFLKPGQTVLDLGAYPGSWSKYAAGVAGPKGLVVAVDIQKPGIMPGNVCILQRDVYDLKVSELREISPYFDVVLSDMAPKTTGRKDVDHFRSIALAERALVLARELLKPGGTFFCKVFQGEDFPSFRNDCRESFRSVRVVKPKSSRPESVELFLLCTSKKQRTG
- a CDS encoding phosphoribosylaminoimidazolesuccinocarboxamide synthase, which produces MSLFKTDFPGIYLLHRGKVRDIYKVGRHLLIVATDRLSAFDVVLPTPIPGKGRILTRMSLFWFEKLRDLVPNHLVQADVAQFPEELKPFAKSLDGRSMLVKEAKPLPVECIVRGYIAGSGWKDYLRTGSLCGIKLPEGMLESQQLPRPMFTPSTKADVGSHDENISLEQVCGLLGKAVAEKARDISIRLYEIAADYARERGVIIADTKFEFGISDGELLLIDEVLTPDSSRFWPAEDYSPGRSQPSFDKQFVRDYLESISWDKKPPGPELPADIIEKTRRRYQEALRRLTGSATV
- a CDS encoding nuclease (SNase domain-containing protein), coding for MEIKARLSILIIVALVSIWSLAFIEFCLAEKSTFVRYVIDGDTIVLKNGTKVRYRGINSPEIPHKDTPGEPMGWEATRRNRQLVQGRLVRLVQDDEKRDRFGRLLAYVFLPDGRMVNEILVREGMAFVCFSKKGSPFSKRLLDAQREAIDAGRGIWSIPPVRPEPYYVGNRKTLRFHRPSCPYGKKICKSNRVIFKSRSDACKEGFCRCKKCLP
- a CDS encoding class III cytochrome c; translated protein: MKSSRVISVVVAICFSLVMAGVAAAADKGPETITFKCEKKGDVAFSHVKHQESATCGDCHHSESPDGKQVPYAEGQKIEKCGTCHTAEMAAPALNSSKKALHKNCKGCHKAAVKEGKTAPTKCAGCHPKKAAK
- a CDS encoding histone deacetylase — its product is MAATIVIRDPGYLEHDQGPGHPESPDRLRVIYERLDQEDVKGLFKTVVPRSAGREELLWNHTGDYIDKIAGTAGRDFCRLDPDTATSAGSWEAACLAAGGVFAAMDEIAGPDAQNGFALVRPPGHHAERDRAMGFCIFNNVALGAHYAKQILGCERVLIADWDIHHGNGTQHSFYNDPSVLYLSTHQYPYYPGSGGADQIGEGDGEGFTVNVPLSPGAGDEDFAAIFNRLLVPIGKAFSPDFILVSAGFDIYMDDPLGGMRVTANGFAYMARVLLNLAESYCEGRILFCLEGGYSHTGLRDGVLAVLKECKAMSVLDSDTVSRLDNSGPGPQVIEHVMDIQRDYWPFT